The window AGTGGCCTTGTCCAACAATATAAACAGAAAGATTGCTTTGGTATCAAGTTGTGGGGATGGTCCTTGCTTTCATTGTTTCCCTGGGCAATCAATGCTAGAGATAGAATTCAAACACCGGCCACTGTTAATAGAGGATTAAAGAGGCGAGCGCGACCTCCTGGGGCTGTTGAAAATGGTGGCAAGGTTGTGGGTTTGCGCTTTAAACCATATGTTTCAAAGGTTCCATGGCATACAGGTGTAAGAGCATTTCTTTCTCAATTATTTCCGCGATATGGGCATTATTGTGGACCTAATTGGTCCAGTGGAAAAGATCATGGATCTCCAATTTGGGACAAGCGGCCAATTGATTGGTTGGACTTCTGCTGCTACTGCCATGATATTGGTTATGACACTCATGATCAGGCCAAGCTACTTAAGGCCGACTTGGCGTTTCTCGAGTGTTTGGAGAGACCAAATATGAGTACAAAAGGAGATCCTCAGATTGCAGTTCTTTATAAGACGATGTGCATTACAGGTATTCTGTATTCATTGCATCACAATCCTGCTCTTTAGTAAATCCTTTCCCTTGCATTATTGTTCAAAAAATACATGACTTTGCATTATGTTCTTTctctttttgggttttgatcACTTATTGCTATTATTCTAATAG is drawn from Juglans regia cultivar Chandler chromosome 5, Walnut 2.0, whole genome shotgun sequence and contains these coding sequences:
- the LOC109007346 gene encoding uncharacterized protein LOC109007346; the protein is MNLWFLGAFPWFRGQPRNDLVITLNSTSGLVQQYKQKDCFGIKLWGWSLLSLFPWAINARDRIQTPATVNRGLKRRARPPGAVENGGKVVGLRFKPYVSKVPWHTGVRAFLSQLFPRYGHYCGPNWSSGKDHGSPIWDKRPIDWLDFCCYCHDIGYDTHDQAKLLKADLAFLECLERPNMSTKGDPQIAVLYKTMCITGLKNILLPYRSHLVKLQSGQPLIDFGWISNVKWRSWSFQKSSR